A window from Luteibacter flocculans encodes these proteins:
- a CDS encoding glutamine amidotransferase: protein MKPVLIIRTGRAPEVISQRHGDFPRWFRLGLRLREPHVKVVDVEQGDHLPDPDECAGAVLTGSASMVTEKLPWSERTAGWIRNAMDIDLPMLGVCYGHQLMSHALGGRVDYLPGGREMGTIRIEAHVDAAADPLGARLPAAFHAHATHEQSVLELPKGATSLARSDRDPHHLVRYGKHAVSTQFHPEFSAEVMRAYIRRKHDVLRQEGQAPDAMLAAVVPTRDATLLLRGFVQEHLLAPREYSAA, encoded by the coding sequence ATGAAGCCCGTTCTCATCATTCGCACCGGCCGTGCGCCCGAGGTCATCAGCCAGCGCCACGGCGACTTCCCGCGTTGGTTCCGTCTCGGTCTTCGCCTGCGCGAGCCCCACGTAAAAGTGGTGGACGTGGAGCAAGGCGATCATCTGCCCGATCCCGACGAATGCGCAGGAGCCGTACTCACCGGCTCCGCGTCGATGGTCACCGAGAAACTGCCGTGGAGCGAGCGAACGGCGGGGTGGATTCGCAACGCCATGGACATCGATCTTCCGATGCTCGGCGTCTGTTACGGCCATCAGTTGATGTCGCATGCGCTTGGCGGGCGCGTGGATTATCTGCCAGGTGGGCGCGAGATGGGCACGATACGCATCGAAGCGCACGTCGATGCCGCGGCCGATCCACTCGGCGCGCGGTTGCCCGCCGCCTTCCATGCTCATGCGACACACGAGCAGAGCGTGCTGGAATTACCGAAGGGGGCAACTTCGCTCGCGCGGTCGGACCGAGACCCGCATCACCTGGTGCGTTACGGCAAGCACGCAGTGAGCACGCAATTCCATCCCGAGTTTTCGGCGGAAGTCATGCGCGCGTACATTCGGCGCAAGCACGACGTGCTACGGCAAGAGGGTCAAGCGCCCGACGCGATGCTCGCCGCCGTCGTCCCGACGCGTGACGCGACCCTGTTGCTACGTGGTTTTGTGCAGGAGCATTTGCTCGCGCCGCGGGAATACTCAGCCGCGTAA
- the glyQ gene encoding glycine--tRNA ligase subunit alpha, which produces MSAPTFQDVIQTLNRYWAEQGCVLVQPLDTEVGAGTFHPATFLRALGPEPWAAAYVQPCRRPTDGRYGDNPNRLQHYYQYQVVLKPNPDDILERYIGSLKALGIDPLVHDLRFVEDNWESPTLGAWGLGWEVWLNGMEVTQFTYFQQAGGLECRPVTGEITYGLERLVMYLQNVDSIYDIVWTHAPHGVVTYGDVFHQNEVEQSTYNFEHANVPELFHWFDVCEGEASKLIAAGLPLPAYEQVCKASHAFNLLDARRAISVTERQRFILRVRTLARSVAEAYVAQREKLGFPGLKNDKEATRGR; this is translated from the coding sequence ATGTCCGCGCCCACCTTCCAAGACGTGATCCAGACCCTGAACCGCTATTGGGCGGAGCAGGGCTGCGTGCTGGTCCAGCCGCTCGACACCGAGGTCGGCGCGGGAACGTTCCACCCCGCCACCTTCCTTCGTGCGCTCGGACCCGAGCCCTGGGCAGCGGCCTACGTGCAGCCCTGCCGCCGGCCCACGGACGGTCGCTACGGCGACAACCCGAACCGACTCCAGCACTACTACCAGTACCAGGTGGTGTTGAAGCCGAACCCGGACGACATCCTCGAGCGTTACATCGGCTCGCTGAAAGCGCTGGGTATCGATCCGCTGGTGCACGACCTGCGTTTCGTCGAGGACAACTGGGAATCACCCACGCTGGGCGCCTGGGGTCTGGGTTGGGAAGTCTGGTTGAACGGCATGGAAGTCACCCAGTTCACCTATTTCCAGCAGGCCGGCGGTCTCGAATGCCGTCCCGTCACGGGCGAGATCACCTACGGCCTCGAGCGCCTGGTCATGTACCTGCAGAACGTGGACAGCATCTACGACATCGTCTGGACGCATGCCCCGCATGGCGTCGTCACGTATGGCGACGTCTTCCATCAGAACGAGGTGGAGCAGAGCACGTACAACTTCGAGCATGCCAACGTTCCCGAGCTGTTCCATTGGTTCGACGTCTGCGAAGGCGAGGCAAGCAAGCTGATCGCCGCGGGCCTGCCGCTGCCGGCGTACGAGCAGGTCTGCAAGGCCAGCCATGCCTTCAACCTGCTGGATGCGCGCCGCGCCATCAGCGTGACCGAGCGCCAGCGTTTCATCCTGCGCGTGCGCACGTTGGCGCGCAGCGTCGCCGAGGCGTACGTGGCGCAGCGCGAAAAGCTTGGTTTTCCTGGCCTGAAGAACGACAAGGAGGCCACCCGTGGCCGATAA
- the glyS gene encoding glycine--tRNA ligase subunit beta, producing the protein MADKRLPLVIELGTEELPPKALDDLSAAFARGVVEGLEKRGVAADFASAKAYASPRRLAVHIADVAVAQPEQTIERRGPAIAASLGADGEPSKALLGFAQSCGVDVSALEKLETDKGAWFVFRAVKPGQPTASLLPEVVTEALKALPIPKAMRWGDRDDTFVRPVHTLLMLHGADIVEGEVLGLKSGRQSSGHRFHHPAPVHVADADSWLEALRHAHVIADPAERRQRVRDEVARVATGGVPRLSEGLLDEIANLTEWPVGIACTFERAFLDVPPEALVTTMETNQKFVPVFDAEGRLTEHFIGVANIESRDPAEIRKGYERVIRPRFADAKFFWDEDLKTPLADHQEGLKNVTYQQSLGSLWDKTVRVAELARVIANRVGVDAGQATHAAALSKCDLLTRMVGEFPELQGVMGRYYATRQGIAADVAEALDSFYQPRFGGDAIAAGKVGQVLAVAERLDTLAGIFAVGLKPSGNKDPFALRRAALGLARTLIEGGLEIDLRAAFTEAFEMVPEAALVAGVKPGKDGKAPAVDIGARRRELGDEVVAFVLDRLRGYYADQGFSADQFEAVLAVAPATLPDFDRRLRAVGEFAQRAEAASLAAANKRVANILRKQAEEASAAPIPSSVDPAHFESDAERELHAALDAARAETRDLLARGDYTGTLARLSALQRPVDRFFDDVLVNAENPAVRANRLALLAQLKASFGAIADISRL; encoded by the coding sequence GTGGCCGATAAGCGACTGCCGCTCGTCATCGAGCTGGGCACCGAGGAACTGCCGCCGAAGGCCCTGGACGACCTGTCCGCCGCGTTCGCGCGTGGCGTTGTCGAAGGCCTGGAGAAGCGCGGCGTCGCCGCAGACTTCGCCTCGGCGAAGGCTTATGCGTCACCCCGCCGTCTTGCGGTGCACATCGCCGACGTGGCCGTGGCACAACCGGAACAGACCATCGAGCGTCGCGGCCCGGCGATCGCCGCGAGTCTCGGCGCCGACGGCGAGCCGAGCAAGGCGTTGCTCGGCTTTGCGCAATCGTGCGGCGTCGACGTGTCCGCCCTCGAAAAGCTCGAGACCGACAAGGGCGCGTGGTTCGTGTTCCGCGCCGTGAAGCCGGGTCAGCCGACCGCATCGCTGCTCCCTGAGGTCGTTACCGAGGCGCTCAAGGCGCTGCCGATTCCCAAGGCGATGCGCTGGGGCGATCGCGACGATACCTTCGTGCGCCCCGTGCATACGCTGCTGATGCTGCATGGTGCCGACATCGTCGAAGGCGAGGTTCTGGGCTTGAAGAGTGGTCGCCAGAGCAGCGGTCATCGCTTTCATCATCCCGCACCGGTCCACGTCGCCGACGCCGACAGCTGGCTTGAGGCCCTGCGCCATGCGCACGTCATCGCTGATCCCGCCGAACGGCGGCAGCGCGTGCGCGACGAAGTGGCGCGCGTGGCGACCGGGGGCGTGCCGCGACTGTCCGAAGGGCTGCTCGACGAGATCGCCAACCTCACCGAATGGCCGGTGGGCATCGCCTGTACCTTCGAGCGCGCCTTTCTCGACGTGCCGCCCGAGGCGTTGGTCACCACGATGGAGACCAACCAGAAGTTCGTGCCGGTGTTCGATGCCGAGGGGCGCCTGACGGAACACTTCATCGGCGTCGCCAACATCGAGAGCCGCGATCCCGCCGAGATCCGCAAGGGCTACGAGCGCGTCATCCGTCCGCGTTTTGCCGACGCCAAGTTCTTCTGGGACGAAGACCTCAAGACGCCGCTCGCCGACCACCAGGAAGGCTTGAAGAACGTGACCTACCAGCAGTCGCTGGGCAGCCTGTGGGACAAGACCGTGCGTGTGGCCGAGCTGGCTCGCGTCATCGCCAACCGTGTCGGTGTGGACGCGGGCCAGGCGACGCATGCCGCGGCGCTTTCGAAGTGCGATCTGCTCACGCGCATGGTCGGCGAATTCCCTGAACTGCAAGGCGTCATGGGTCGCTACTACGCCACGCGGCAAGGCATCGCGGCCGACGTGGCCGAGGCGCTCGACAGCTTCTACCAGCCGCGTTTCGGCGGCGATGCCATTGCCGCCGGTAAGGTCGGGCAGGTGCTTGCCGTGGCCGAACGTCTCGACACGCTCGCCGGCATCTTCGCCGTGGGGCTCAAGCCCAGCGGCAACAAGGATCCGTTTGCGCTGCGCCGCGCGGCGCTGGGTCTGGCGCGTACCCTCATCGAGGGCGGGCTGGAGATTGATCTGCGCGCCGCCTTCACCGAAGCCTTCGAGATGGTGCCCGAAGCGGCGCTCGTGGCCGGCGTGAAGCCGGGCAAGGATGGCAAGGCACCGGCCGTGGACATCGGCGCCCGGCGCCGGGAACTGGGCGACGAAGTCGTGGCCTTCGTGCTCGATCGCCTGCGCGGTTACTACGCGGACCAGGGCTTTTCGGCCGACCAGTTCGAGGCCGTGCTCGCGGTGGCGCCGGCCACGCTGCCCGACTTCGATCGCCGTCTGCGCGCGGTCGGCGAGTTTGCGCAGCGAGCCGAGGCGGCTAGCCTGGCGGCAGCGAACAAGCGTGTGGCCAACATCCTGCGCAAGCAGGCGGAAGAAGCCAGCGCCGCACCCATCCCGTCGAGCGTCGACCCAGCCCATTTCGAATCCGATGCCGAGCGTGAGTTGCACGCGGCCCTGGACGCCGCCCGCGCGGAGACGCGCGACTTGCTTGCACGTGGCGACTACACGGGCACGCTCGCGCGCCTGTCAGCCTTGCAGAGGCCTGTGGATCGGTTCTTCGACGATGTGCTGGTCAACGCCGAGAACCCGGCCGTGCGCGCCAACCGTCTTGCACTGCTCGCCCAGCTGAAAGCCAGCTTCGGCGCCATCGCCGACATCTCGCGGCTGTAA
- a CDS encoding GspE/PulE family protein: MAVNPQPGALLGRRGRLELDEVLASLVVDGYLTGDDAKRIRLASRGGKSAIELHPLVLIANAKPENRREAGRPLSLEILVEWLAGKADLPYLKIDPMKVNVAQATQAVSSAYAQRHRILPVAASSMEVTFATAEPFDTGWANDLAHMLRRDVRRVVSNPIDINRYLLEFYGVQRSIQLAQDAKGNEPSKIINFEQLVELGKTGEVGADDRHVVHIVDWLLQYAFEQRASDIHLEPRRDAGQMRFRIDGVMQKVFELPPPVMTAVTARVKILARMDVAEKRRPQDGRIKTRSAGGREVELRISTMPTAFGEKVVMRIFDPDLVMKDFAQLGFSAEEDRVWRSMVERPHGIVLVTGPTGSGKTTTLYSTLKHLARPELNVCTVEDPIEMVSPDLNQMQVQPSIDLDFAAGVRTLLRQDPDIIMIGEIRDLETAQMAVQASLTGHLVLSTLHTNDSPSAVTRLLDLGVPHYLIQSTLSGVVAQRLVRTLCPHCKVVTTQDADAWRVLTHGWDVPLPERVYEPVGCLECRKTGFLGRTGVYEMMPMTARLRSLILADLDLGRFGAEALREGMKPLRISAAMQVAAGLTTVREVLNVLPPTDIDDSHQP; the protein is encoded by the coding sequence ATGGCAGTCAATCCGCAACCCGGCGCGCTGCTCGGCCGCCGCGGCCGGCTGGAACTCGACGAGGTGCTCGCCTCGCTCGTCGTGGACGGATACCTCACCGGCGACGACGCCAAGCGCATCCGGCTCGCTTCCCGCGGCGGAAAATCCGCCATCGAGCTGCACCCGCTGGTTCTGATTGCGAACGCCAAGCCGGAGAACCGCCGTGAAGCCGGGCGGCCGCTGAGCCTCGAAATCCTGGTGGAATGGCTGGCCGGCAAGGCCGACCTGCCCTACCTCAAGATCGACCCCATGAAGGTGAACGTGGCCCAGGCCACGCAGGCCGTGAGCAGTGCGTACGCCCAGCGCCACCGCATCCTTCCCGTGGCGGCATCGTCGATGGAGGTGACCTTCGCCACCGCGGAGCCCTTCGACACCGGCTGGGCGAACGACCTGGCGCACATGCTCCGCCGCGACGTGCGCCGCGTGGTGTCGAATCCGATCGACATCAATCGCTATCTGCTCGAGTTCTACGGCGTGCAGCGATCGATCCAGCTCGCTCAGGACGCCAAGGGCAACGAGCCGTCGAAGATCATCAACTTCGAACAGTTGGTGGAACTCGGCAAGACCGGCGAAGTGGGTGCAGACGACCGCCATGTGGTCCACATCGTGGACTGGCTGCTGCAATACGCTTTCGAACAACGCGCCTCCGACATTCACCTGGAGCCGCGCCGCGATGCCGGGCAGATGCGCTTCCGCATCGATGGCGTGATGCAGAAGGTGTTCGAGCTTCCGCCACCGGTGATGACCGCGGTGACCGCGCGCGTGAAGATCCTCGCGCGCATGGACGTGGCGGAGAAACGGCGTCCGCAGGACGGTCGCATCAAGACGCGCTCGGCCGGCGGCCGCGAAGTGGAATTGCGTATCTCCACGATGCCTACCGCCTTCGGCGAGAAGGTGGTGATGCGTATCTTCGATCCCGACCTCGTGATGAAAGACTTCGCTCAACTCGGTTTCTCCGCCGAGGAAGATCGCGTGTGGCGCAGCATGGTGGAACGCCCGCACGGCATCGTGCTGGTGACCGGCCCCACCGGCTCGGGCAAGACCACCACGCTCTATTCCACACTGAAACATCTCGCGCGCCCCGAGTTGAACGTCTGCACGGTCGAAGACCCGATCGAAATGGTGTCCCCCGACCTCAATCAGATGCAGGTCCAGCCGTCCATCGACCTGGACTTCGCGGCGGGCGTGCGAACGCTGCTGCGCCAGGATCCGGACATCATCATGATCGGCGAGATTCGCGATCTTGAGACGGCGCAGATGGCCGTGCAGGCGTCGCTCACGGGCCATCTGGTGCTCTCGACGCTGCACACGAACGACTCGCCCAGTGCGGTCACTCGCCTGCTCGATCTGGGCGTGCCGCATTACCTCATCCAGTCGACGCTCTCGGGCGTTGTCGCGCAGCGACTGGTGCGCACCCTCTGTCCGCATTGCAAGGTGGTCACAACGCAGGATGCGGATGCCTGGCGTGTGCTGACGCACGGCTGGGACGTACCGCTGCCCGAGCGGGTTTACGAGCCCGTCGGTTGCCTCGAATGCCGCAAGACAGGCTTCCTCGGACGCACCGGCGTGTACGAGATGATGCCGATGACCGCGCGCTTGCGTTCGCTGATCTTGGCGGACCTCGATCTCGGCCGGTTCGGTGCCGAAGCCTTGCGCGAAGGCATGAAACCCCTGCGTATCTCGGCGGCCATGCAGGTCGCCGCTGGACTCACCACCGTGCGTGAAGTGCTCAACGTTCTCCCGCCGACCGACATCGACGATAGTCATCAACCATGA